A single Neospora caninum Liverpool complete genome, chromosome VIIb DNA region contains:
- a CDS encoding 10 kDa chaperonin, related — protein sequence MAANAASKFIPLLDRVLVQKIAVPTKTKSGLFLPDSAQKNISAHMAKVLAVGKGRPNMKTGEFIPPCVQVGQTVVVPEYGGMKVVIDEQEMQVFRSDDLIAIVQE from the exons ATG GCCGCCAACGCCGCTTCAAAGTTTATTCCCCTCCTGGATCGGGTTCTCGTGCAGAAGATCGCGGTGCcgacaaagacgaagagcggtctcttccttcctgaCTCGGCGCAGAAGAACATCAGCGCGCACATGGCCAAGGTTCTGGCTGTGGGCAAAGGCCGCCCTAACATGAAAACTGGCGAGTTTATCCCACCGTGCGTTCAG GTAGGGCAGACTGTTGTGGTCCCCGAGTACGGCGGTATGAAAGTAGTTATTGACGAGCAGGAGATGCAAGTCTTCCGATCCGATGACCTCATTGCCATTGTCCAAGAGTAG